One genomic segment of Streptomyces liangshanensis includes these proteins:
- a CDS encoding alkyl sulfatase C-terminal domain-containing protein: MSTGMLLDYLAVRLNGPRAAAVRLRIGLDVTGDQGGPAEERFRLIVENGILRHTAPDPAENPAGTLRIHHAALADLAYGATTLDDLLAANTAALNGDRTDLDTLLDLLDTFTAGFDVVVPNI; this comes from the coding sequence ATGAGCACCGGGATGCTCCTCGACTACCTCGCCGTCCGGCTCAACGGCCCGCGTGCCGCGGCCGTCCGCCTCCGTATCGGCCTGGACGTCACCGGGGACCAGGGCGGCCCCGCCGAGGAACGGTTCCGGCTGATCGTCGAGAACGGCATCCTCCGGCACACGGCGCCGGACCCCGCCGAGAACCCGGCCGGCACGCTCCGTATCCACCATGCCGCCCTGGCCGACCTCGCCTACGGCGCGACGACCCTCGACGACCTGCTGGCGGCGAACACCGCGGCCCTGAACGGCGACCGGACGGATCTCGACACCCTGCTGGACCTGCTCGACACGTTCACCGCCGGGTTCGACGTCGTCGTCCCGAACATCTGA
- a CDS encoding VOC family protein has product MSRHIQVTFDAHDPRALSSFWRDALGYIHPAPPGVDLPEGADALAAWDDFLARIGVPEDQRNTRSAIEDPDGHGPRVFFQQVPEDKVTKNRVHLDVRAAPGLEGEERMAALEAECDRLVALGAARLRRHEPAPPMSAGFLVMTDPEGNEFCLD; this is encoded by the coding sequence ATGAGCCGCCACATCCAGGTCACCTTCGACGCCCACGACCCGCGGGCCCTGTCGTCCTTCTGGCGCGACGCGCTGGGCTACATCCACCCCGCCCCGCCCGGGGTCGACCTGCCCGAGGGCGCCGACGCGCTGGCCGCGTGGGACGACTTCCTCGCGCGGATCGGCGTACCGGAGGACCAGCGCAACACGCGATCCGCCATCGAGGACCCGGACGGGCACGGCCCGCGGGTGTTCTTCCAGCAGGTGCCGGAGGACAAGGTCACCAAGAACCGCGTCCACCTCGACGTCCGCGCGGCCCCCGGACTGGAGGGGGAGGAGCGGATGGCGGCGCTGGAGGCCGAGTGCGACCGGCTCGTCGCGCTGGGAGCGGCGCGGCTGCGTCGCCACGAGCCCGCTCCGCCGATGAGCGCGGGCTTCCTCGTGATGACCGATCCCGAGGGCAACGAGTTCTGCCTGGACTGA
- a CDS encoding GNAT family N-acetyltransferase, whose amino-acid sequence MSDRRSLVTIDSVPATATDPGGTGGWVPVRAATSADAEGIVRMRSAHVLSRPLDEEWIGRSADELAPRLGPAGDARAFVVDAPDGTMAACALGVIHSVLPAPASPRGLAARVHVVATRPGFRRRGYARAVVTTLLDHLADVEDVTLFELHAGVEAQPLYRELGFTGSPALMRMTRPAPTATETATPVAGSSRSGASWLPPEQYAETVLKATAFACVYFTDEDDRPLQLHSVYSPAHPWQLVGGTMDPGERPFETALRECREETGLTVSGPPRLLATVYGLPGAAWPYSTIGMVFDGGRLTAAQIGGISLDPREHDPRVLPLAGWEALMPARDFARLTAVAEARRTGVAAYFGAWDWGDE is encoded by the coding sequence GTGTCCGACAGGAGAAGCCTGGTGACCATCGACTCCGTACCCGCCACCGCGACCGACCCGGGGGGCACCGGTGGGTGGGTTCCGGTGCGGGCGGCGACGTCCGCCGATGCCGAGGGCATCGTCCGGATGCGCTCCGCCCATGTCCTGTCCCGGCCCCTGGACGAGGAGTGGATCGGGCGTTCCGCGGACGAGCTGGCTCCCCGGCTGGGTCCGGCGGGTGACGCGCGGGCGTTCGTCGTGGACGCCCCGGACGGCACCATGGCCGCCTGCGCCCTCGGCGTGATCCATTCCGTCCTCCCGGCCCCGGCCTCCCCCCGGGGCCTGGCCGCCCGCGTGCACGTCGTGGCCACGCGCCCCGGCTTCCGGCGGCGCGGCTACGCCCGCGCGGTGGTCACCACGCTGCTCGACCACCTCGCCGACGTCGAGGACGTCACCCTGTTCGAGCTCCACGCCGGCGTGGAGGCGCAGCCGCTCTACCGGGAGCTGGGCTTCACGGGGAGTCCGGCGCTGATGCGGATGACGCGTCCCGCGCCCACGGCCACGGAGACGGCCACGCCCGTGGCGGGCTCGTCGCGGAGCGGCGCGTCGTGGTTGCCGCCCGAGCAGTACGCCGAGACGGTGCTCAAGGCCACCGCGTTCGCGTGCGTGTACTTCACCGACGAGGACGACCGGCCGCTCCAACTGCACTCCGTCTACTCCCCCGCCCACCCGTGGCAGTTGGTCGGCGGGACGATGGACCCCGGCGAGCGGCCCTTCGAGACGGCCCTGCGCGAGTGCCGGGAGGAGACCGGCCTGACCGTGTCCGGCCCACCCCGGCTGCTGGCGACCGTGTACGGGCTGCCCGGCGCGGCGTGGCCGTACAGCACGATCGGGATGGTCTTCGACGGCGGCCGGCTCACCGCGGCGCAGATCGGCGGCATCTCCCTCGACCCTCGGGAGCACGACCCCCGCGTCCTGCCCCTGGCCGGGTGGGAGGCGCTGATGCCGGCCCGCGACTTCGCACGCCTCACCGCGGTGGCCGAGGCCCGGCGTACCGGCGTGGCCGCGTACTTCGGCGCGTGGGACTGGGGGGACGAATGA